The Sinorhizobium sp. B11 genomic interval CGGCACTGCCTCCTGGCCACAAACCGGGAGGCAGATCTCGCGAGGAATTCGTCATGTCAAATCGACTGAAAGTCAAAGACAACAAGTTGTCCGGTGACGCCGTCCCACACGACGAGGACGCGCCGGCACCGTCCCTGGTTCCTGCCTACTTCCTCGCCCTCGGTACTTTCGCGATCGGCACCGAAGGGTTCATGATCGCCCCGCTATTACCGACCATCGCCGACGATCTGGGAATGACCATTTCGACCACCGCGATGTTGGTCGTCGTATTCACACTGGTCCTGGCCATCAGTTCGCCGATTACGACGGTTGCCACTGGACGCCTGAACCGTCGCGACACATTGATTGTGGCGATGACGCTGTTCACGATCGGCAACCTCGCGGCCGCATTCTCTTCCACCTTCAGCACCTTGCTAGTCGCACGCATCCTGATGGCAGTCGCTTCGGGCCTTTACGTCCCTAGCGCCAATGCCCTCGCGGGTGCCATCGCAGGGCCTCATAGACGCGGTCGCGCGCTTGCGATCGTGAGTGGCGGGATGACCATTGCGATTGCCCTTGGCCTCCCTCTTGGCGCTGTTGTGGGTCATGCGTTCGGTTGGCGCGCCACGTTCCTCGCTGTCGCGGTCATGGGCGTTGTTGCTATCGTCGGAATCCTGGCGGGCATACGCCGGCAGGTGGGAGACGGCATGGCGGTCGCAAGCCTGGCTGAAAGGGTCAACGTCGTTCGTCAGCCAGCGATCCTGAAATTGCTTGCAGTGACGCTGTTCTGGTCGCTGGGTGCCTACACCGCCTACCCTTACATCGCGCCCTATCTGAATTCGGTGCTCGACTTCGGGGTGACGGGCGTTGCAGCAACCGTCTCGATGTGGGGAATCGCGGCCGCGGTCGGCGTTACCACTGGCGGAACGCTTAACGACCGATTTGGCTCCCGTAAGGTCGCGATGGTTTCGCTTGCCCTGTTGGCAGCCTCATTCATCGCTCTTGCGGGCGTGACAAATCTCACACCAACAGCCGCACTGGTGCCCGCGCTCGTAGCGATCGCCGTCTGGGGCTTCAGCGTCTGGTCCTTTTTCCCTGCGCAGATGGCACGCCTCATCCATGCCTCGTCGCCATCACAAGCGTCGGTATCTCTCTCGCTGAATACATCGACCATGTATCTCGGCTTCTCGATCGGAAGCGCTATCGGAGCAGCCATCATCGGTGGCGGCGAGATCTGGTTAATCGGAGCGACAGCCGGTGCGGCCGAAATCATCGCACTGCTTCTCGACAAGCGCTTCACACGCCAAGGGGTATAAGCAGGGACATTACCCTTGAGCGCTCGGCGGCGATGGCAACATCGCCGCCGATATTCTTTTTCCCGATTACGGGGTGGGCTCAAGATCGTCGATAACCACGAGCCCGCGCCCTTCGGCCTGGAGGGCGTCCCGGACCGACTGTCGTTGCGAGACGAGCTTGAGCAAATTGTTCACGCGTGGGTACGCATCGGTGGGAATCGCAAAAAATCGTGTCCAGCTGGCAATTACGAAAAGATATGCGTCTGCGGCTGTGAAGGTCTCGCCGGTCAGGAAAGGACCTTTCATGCCTTCGTCCAGGAACCCCAGACGGCTCTGGATACGCTCGAAGACAAGCGCCCGTGTTTCGTCGTCTATCGGCCAAAACATTGGCACGAAGCTCTTGTGCAGTTCGGCAGCGACATAGCTCTGCCATTCCATGACGTGATAGCGCTGCATGGTCCCAGCTTCCGGCATCAGGTCGTGACGCCCCGCGCGATCGCAGAGGTACTGGGCAATGACGAGGTTCTCGGTAAGCTTGTCACCGTTGTCCAGCTCGAGAAGCGGTACCATTCCGCGTCGGGCAACCGTCCAGTAATCGGAACCGTCCGCGCGAACCTTGGCCGTGACGTTGACGACCTCTAGGTCAAACGGCAGGCGCGTCTCGCGCAACAAGATATGGACCGAGAGCGAGCTCGCTCCAGGGTGCGTGTAGAGTTTCATTTGGATATCTCGATTGATGTTGAAGGAGAAATGCCAGCATCGGGCACGGCTTGAGCCGGTTGGGTTTTACAAAGTCTGAGAGACGAGACGGGCTCCGGCCAAGCCCTCTCCGTCTCTCAATCTCTGCTGCTAGCTCAGCGCCGCGTCGGCGAGTGGCAGCGAGCGAATGCGTTTTCCCGACGCCGCGAAGATCGCGTTGGCAAGTGCTCCTGCTACGGCCGCAGTTCCCGCCTCACCGACACCGCCCGGGTTCTCCATGCTCTTGATTTGATAGATCTCTATCTTCGGGATTTCGTTGATGCGAAGCGCTCGGTACATGTCGAAATTGGTCTGATCGACTGCCCCGTCGGTGAACGTCACCCGATTGTACATCGCGCTGCTCAGGCCGAAGATGACGCCACCTTGCATCTGAGCTTCGACCGTATCCGGGTTGATGACGATGCCACAATCAACGGCGATGACCGATCGAAGAAGCTTCACCTCATCCTTCGTGATCTCGATATCCAATACATGTGCCAGGTAACTTCCGAACGCCGACTGAAGCGAAACACCCCTCCCGCGTCCGGGCGGAAGCTTATCGCCCCAACCAGCTTTTTCCGCAGCAAGATTCAACACCGCCAGCGCGCGCGGATTTCTGGTTAGCATCCTGCGTCGGAATTCGACGGGATCCTGCTTCGTGGCCGTTGCCATTTCATCCACGAAGCTTTCAACAACGAAAAGATTGTGTGTCGGGCCGACTCCGCGCCACCAGCTCGTGTTCACGCCATCAGGCTCGGTGCGGACGTAGTCAGCGAAAACGGCATCTTCGTCGTAGGGCGTCTCCGATGCACAGTCGACGGCGTCCGGATCGACGCCGTTTATGAAGGCTGCAGGCGCGTAACGTGCAAAGATCGATGACCCTGTCACACGGTGCGTTCGGCCGACCAGACGACCGTCCTTATCCAGTCCCGCGGCGACACGATCGTAATAGTAGGGACGATAGTAGTCGTGTGTCATGTCCTGTTCGCGGGTCCACACGAGCTTCACTGGATACCGAACGTCTTTGAGAAGTCTGGCTGCGAGTTCGATGGAGTCCACTTCGAGACGGCGTCCGAATGCGCCACCGATAAGCTGGTTGTTTACGAAGACCTTGTCTTGCGGCAGCCCGGTCGCGTCGGCGACGGCTTTCTGCGCCCTGACCGGAACCTGGGTGCCGACCCATATCGCCGCTCTGTCGTCCTGGATGTGGAGAGTGCAATTGAGGGGCTCTAGCGGGGAATGCGAGAGGAATGGCGACTCATACACCGCCGAAAGTTTCACCGCCGAATTTGAGATCACAGAGGCGGCATCCTTCTCGTTGCGGATGATCACGCCTTGCTGTTGTGAAGCCTGCTCCAGCTTCGCGACGATCGAATCCAGGCTCACCGCACCATTGGGACCTGCCTCCCACTCGATCTCGAGTGCGTCGATACCTGCCTTGGCGGCCCACATATGGTCTCCAATCACAGCGACGGCATATGGCAACTTTACGATATCGTGGACGCCCTTCACGGCGAGCGCTGCCGCTTCGTTCATCTTCGAGATATGCCCGCCAACCACCGGACTGATTGCCAAGGTCGCGAATTTCATGCCGGGAACGATGATATCTATGCCGTAGATCGCGCTAACCGTTCACCTTATGCGGCGTGTCCAGACGTTTGGCGCGGGTGCCGATGACTTTGAATTCAGAGGGCTCCTTCAACACCACATTTTCCGGAACGGGGAGTAGCGCTGCTTTTGGCGCGGCTTCGATGTAACTCATTGAGCGCCGTGACGCTTCATGATGGATTACCCCGGATTCGACACGACATTCTGATACTGGGACCGACCATTCGGAGGCCGCGGCCTGCACCAACATAGTTCGTGCGGCCGCCCCCGCTTGTCGCAAACGCACCCAGTCAGCCCTCGTCGAGGTAGAGCCACCTGTCGACTGATCGTAGAGCAGTGGATCAAGATACTTCGAGAGGTCCGGAGGCGCTGGTTGGAGCTTGACCTGATCCAACCCAACCTCGAGTTCCTCGGCAATCAACATGGTGCTGGACGTGAAGATGCCTTGGCCGACCTCATGATGAGCCATGATCAGAGTGATGCCGTCATCGTCGATTTTGATGAATGCGTTCGGAAAGAACGATTTCTGGTTTTCCTGTCCGGCTGCGGCCGTCCTTCCAAGCCGTGGCAATTGGACCGAGAGCACCAACCCTCCCGTCGCCAAGACAGTGCCTTTCAAGAAATTTCGACGCGAATGCAGATTATTGATCATCGTTCTCTTCTCCGATCCGATGCCAGCCATCTGACCCAGAATTTCAGATTTCGGACGACGACATCGTTGAACTTCAATTCGAGAACTTGCGTCGGTGTTGGATTTGTTTCTTGAACGATCCGGCAGCGGCACGAACGCGCGAGTATTCTCGGGACTCTTCTGCCTCTGCGGAGGGAGCTTCGTACAAGACCGCATCGCCCGAAGAGGCAGTCGATCGTCAAACAGCGACGGGGAATCCCATTAGCCCCTTTCCGTGCTTTTTAGCGGAGCGGGCGAATAAGTTGCCAACTGAGGACGCAAGGTTCCAG includes:
- a CDS encoding MFS transporter codes for the protein MSNRLKVKDNKLSGDAVPHDEDAPAPSLVPAYFLALGTFAIGTEGFMIAPLLPTIADDLGMTISTTAMLVVVFTLVLAISSPITTVATGRLNRRDTLIVAMTLFTIGNLAAAFSSTFSTLLVARILMAVASGLYVPSANALAGAIAGPHRRGRALAIVSGGMTIAIALGLPLGAVVGHAFGWRATFLAVAVMGVVAIVGILAGIRRQVGDGMAVASLAERVNVVRQPAILKLLAVTLFWSLGAYTAYPYIAPYLNSVLDFGVTGVAATVSMWGIAAAVGVTTGGTLNDRFGSRKVAMVSLALLAASFIALAGVTNLTPTAALVPALVAIAVWGFSVWSFFPAQMARLIHASSPSQASVSLSLNTSTMYLGFSIGSAIGAAIIGGGEIWLIGATAGAAEIIALLLDKRFTRQGV
- a CDS encoding glutathione S-transferase N-terminal domain-containing protein; this translates as MKLYTHPGASSLSVHILLRETRLPFDLEVVNVTAKVRADGSDYWTVARRGMVPLLELDNGDKLTENLVIAQYLCDRAGRHDLMPEAGTMQRYHVMEWQSYVAAELHKSFVPMFWPIDDETRALVFERIQSRLGFLDEGMKGPFLTGETFTAADAYLFVIASWTRFFAIPTDAYPRVNNLLKLVSQRQSVRDALQAEGRGLVVIDDLEPTP